DNA from Acidobacteriota bacterium:
CGCGCTGACGGTCTGGCGTCAGTTGTTGGAGATCGCTCGCACGTCGACGGAGTTGGATCGGATCTTTTCGCCGTTGTTGAGGTGAAGGATCAACTGGTACCGGTAGATCCCCTCGTTCGAAAGCTGAATCGTCTTCTGGTAGGCGTGCTCGATCACCGTATCCGTCGGCGCGTGGAGACACTTCGTGTCTTCCGTGGAGCGCATCACCTGGCCGGCCCCGGTCTCGCCGGTCCATTCCACTCCGGCGTGGCAGAACCGCGTGTCCGCCTTCTCGACCCCCTCGAGCCGGCCGTAGAGCGTCACCGTCAGCGGCAGGAAACCATTCCGCGGGTTCACCTGAAGTGTCAACGTGGGCCTGTCCGTCGGATGAGGAGGGGGCGCCGCTTTCTTCGAAGAAGCGGCGCCCCCGGCGAGGGGCTGCGTGAGCAGCGCGAGGGCGAGGAGTGTCGCGGCCGTCGCGTGGGGCTTCAGGGTTACTTCCTGTGTCCGCCGCCCTTTCCCCTCTCGGCCGCCTGCGGCCGGGGGGTCGGGTGCGAGGGAGTCTGGGAGCTTCTCACTCCGGGAGAGCCGGCGCCCGTCGGCCGGCTCGGTCTCGGCGAGTATCCGCCGCCCGGCGCGCCGCCTGTGGTCGGGTGGTTCGGGCGCTGGGCGAATTCCCGTCTCTGCGAGCCAGGCTGTGCCGGGCGGTCCGGCATCACGAACTGTCCGCCCGAAGCGTAGCGGCCCACGTCGGCCCGGGGATGCGGGGCAGGACCGGAATCGGTGGGGCGGGAGGTGGCTCGTGGATCCGCCTGAGGCGGCCGAGCGATTGAGCTCTGTCCTCTATTGCCATCCTGTCGGGCCGCATTCGGGTTATCCGCCGTGGAGTCGTTGATCTGCTTCTCGCCGGGCGTCCATGGGTTGATGGCGGTGGATCGACGCCCCGATTCCGGCAGCATCCTCAGCGGCGGGTGCATCGGCCGACCGGTCGCCGGCGACGCCGGCTCATCCGGCGCGACGGCGGACGGTCGCATCTGCCGAGCGACTCCTGGCGACTGCGAGTAACGGGCGGATCTCCACTTGAAGTCGACGGGTCGCGAGTCGAGGCCGCGCGGTCCCGCCGCCCTCGGAGTCGAGTCGCTCGATCGCCTCATCGAGGCCTGGTGCTCGAGCGTCGCGCGGCGGTAGGTCTCCTTCTCGCGGACGCTGAATGGAGCTGCCGTGCTCGACCCCGCGCCCAGCGGCTGGCGCGCAGGGCCGAGGCGGGCATCCACGACCGCACGGCGGTAGGAGGTCGCGCCCGTCAACTCGGGGCGCGCGCCGGCCCTCCAGGAAGGATTTCCCCTCATCGGCACGGCGTTCTGCTCCAGGCGGTACCGCGCGACGTCGGAGTAACCGTACGTGTGATGGTGGACGCCGTTCGAGTACAGGTACGTGTGCGGGACGTAGACGAACCCGAAGCCGCCTCCGGCGATCACGACAGGTGAGTTGTAGTAGCCGAGCGGACACCAGCCGTAGTAGCTCGGGCCCACGGACCACGAGACGTACGCACCCGAGTAGACGATTCCCGGCGCCCAGAACCAGCCGAGTCCGAGGGCCCACTGCCAGCGACCGTAATGGTACGGCGCCCAGCCCCAGGGTTCGGATGAGACCCACGTCGCGCCGATCGGTGCGTTGTACCAGGAACCGTAGTAGTAGGGCCGCCAGTCGGGGGCGACGCCGGCGGGCTGCCACACCCAGCCGTAGTTGGAATCGTCGCGCCAAGTGCCGTAGCGGTTGAGCTCACCGGCGTACGGAGCGACCTGATCCGGAACCTCGGGCCTCGGACCGCGGCGGCTGTCGGCGGAGGCGTAGCTGTCGTCCCGGCTCTCGACCCACTCGTCGAACGGATCGCGATGAAGAGTGTTGAACGCTCGCGCGTCGGAGGGGCGGCGTCCTGGCTCCGCGGTCGCGCGCTCGCCGCTGTGCGCCATGACCGAGACGTCGTCCGCGAGGATTTCGGCGACGCCGCGGTACGAGGCGACCGTGGACACGCCGTCGACGCCGACGTCGAGGCGGAACGAGCCGCCGGAGAGGAGGAAGACGGATCCGGCCGGGGTGTCGATCTGGAACCGGCGACTGTGCGCGTCGAAGTTGTCCGCGCGAACGTAGAGGCTGCCGTTCATCAGGCGGATGAGCGTGGTGTCATCGAAGCTGGCCTCCCGATCGGCGAGATTGAGGAGCGAGAGCCTGGAGTTGCGATCGAGTCGAAGGAGGGAGCCATCCGCGAGCTGGATTTCGAGGCGGCCGTCCTCGCCGGTCCAGACCTGATCGCCCGGCATCAGCGGCGAGTTGACCTCGAGATGGACGTCCTGGCTCGCGTTCTCGTCCTCCCGCTTGAGGGATATCCCGCCCTCGAATTCGCGCAGCCGCGCGTAGGTGGCGCCGCGGGCGGGAGCGACCGCCGGCTGATCGTCGCCGGGGGCCGTGCTCGAGGCATCGACCGTCGCGGCGGCGGTCGCCCCAACGTCGTCGTGCTGTTGCGCATGAGCCGGAAGCGCCGCAAGGAAGAACAAGGGGAGAACCGCAGTGCCTGCGAGAACCGCTCGCTGAGTTCTCATGGTGACCGACCTCTCATCCCCCGGCGTTCACGACGCCGGACAACTGGCATCGTAGCGAGAGGTGTGCCACATAGCTCGTCAGAATTACTTACTTGTTTCCATGAAGTTGCAGGGCCGTGTTACGCCGTGCCTGTCACCCGTTCCGTCTACCGGGCTGCGCTCCTGTCTATTCCCGGGGACGGCGGCCGCGTCAGGCGCCCGATAGTACGCCGACGATCCCGATTCGTCCACACGTTTCGCGTCTGTTGAAAGGGTCAGGATCCCGTGGTACGTTCCGTCTCCGTCTTCCATCCTGCCGAGGCCGGGCCAATCCCTCGAGCGCGACCGAAGGAGCGGGTTCATGGCTTTCTGGAGCAAGGACAAGGGCGAGAAGGAGGCCCCTCTCGATCCCTCCGCCTACGTCGCCCGGAAGGAGTATCCGAAGGCGATAGCCGCCTACCGGGCGCAGATCTCGGCCCAGCCCAAGAACTACGTTCTGAGGCACAAGGTTGCCGACGTCCTGTGCCTCGCGGGTCGTGAGAAAGACTCCCTCGCCGACTACTCGGCCGCCGCCGACGGATACCAGGAGGAAGGCTTCCTCATCAAGGCCATCGCAATCCTGAAGAAGATGCAGAAGCTCGATCCGGGCAACGCCTCGGTCGAAGCGCGTCTGACCAAGCTCTCGGTGCTTGGCTCCTCCGCCTCGGCGGCCGTCGCCTCTCCGCTCCTGGACCTCTCCTCCCGCGCCGGCGAGGACGACGGGCGGGATGAGCTGTCGCTGGACATGGAGGCGATCGACGACCAGCCGTCCATTCCCGTCGCGCCCATGGACGAAGGGCCGTCGCCACCGGGCCCGGCCAACCTCCTCGCGACGCCGCTCTTCTCGGACCTGACCCCTGACGAGATGAAGGGGATGATCGGGCGGCTGCGCCACCGCGACTTCGCGGCCGGCACCGTCCTCGTGACCGAGGGAGAACCCGGCGACTCGCTCTTCGTCCTCAGCCAGGGGCGCGTTCGCGTGACGACGCGCGGGCCGAAGGGGAAGGCAGTCGATCTCGCGGAGCTGAAGGAGGGGGATTTCTTCGGCGAGGTCTCGTTGCTGACGGGAAGGCCACGGACCGCGACGATCACGAGCCTCGAGGATACCGAGGTGCTCGAGCTGAACAGGGAGGATCTCGTGGAGCTCGAGAGAACCCACCCCCGCGTCACGGCGGTCATCCGTGAGTTCTACGAGAAGCGCGTCGCCTCGACGGTCGAGGCGATGATCCAGGCGGCGAGGCCGCCGAAGCCCACGAGCCGGGGCTGAGCCCCCCCACCGCATGCCGGTCCGCCGCATCGTCAAGTTCGGAGACCCCGTGCTTCAGGCGCCGACGGCGCGCGTCGCGCACATCACGGACGAGATCCGTGATCTGGTGCGCGACATGTTCGAGACCATGTACGCCGCCCCGGGCGTCGGGCTGGCCGCGAACCAGGTGGGGGTCGGCCTGAGGATCGCCGTCATCGACACCAGCGTCGGTGAGGACCCGGACGCGCGCATCGTGATGATCAATCCCGAAGTCATCTCCTCCTCGGGAACTCAGGTGGACGAGGAGGGATGCCTCAGCATTCCGGGATTCACAGAGTTCGTGCAGCGTCCGATGAAAGCCGCCTTCCGCGCCCTCGACCTCGAGGGTCGCGAGTTCACGATGGAGGGAGAGGGCTTTCTCGCGCGCGCGATATGCCACGAGACCGATCACCTCGACGGCAGGCTCTACATCCACCGGCTCGGGGGGATCAAGCGCAGCCTCATCACGAAGCGCATCCGCAAGTCCGTGGACGCCGGCGATTGGGAGGAGGTCTATCCTTGAGAGTCCTCTTCATGGGGACTCCCTCCTTCGCCGCCGCCTCGCTCCGCAGGCTCCTCGGATCCCGGCACCAGATCGTGGGAGTCGTCTCGCAGCCGGATCGGCCGGCGGGCCGGGGTTTGTCCGTGCGCATTCCCGAGGTGAAACGGGTCGCGCTCGAGCATTCGATTGCAGTCCTCCAGCCGGAGAAAATCCGGGGTGAGGAGTTCGTCGGCGAACTCCGGCGCCTGCAGCCCGACGTCCTCGTCGTCGTGGCGTTCGGCCGCATCCTGCCCCCCGCGGTCCTCGCGGCGGCGCGCCTCGGCGGCGTGAACGTCCACGCTTCGCTGCTTCCGAAGTACCGCGGCGCTTCGCCGATCGCGTGGGCCATCGCCTCCGGTGAGACCGCGACGGGAGTCACCACGATGAAGATGGTCGAGAGGCTCGACGCGGGGGACATCCTCCTCCAGCGGTCGACGCCGATCCAGCCGGCCGAGACCGCGGGCGAGCTGGGGGTT
Protein-coding regions in this window:
- a CDS encoding methionyl-tRNA formyltransferase; translated protein: MGTPSFAAASLRRLLGSRHQIVGVVSQPDRPAGRGLSVRIPEVKRVALEHSIAVLQPEKIRGEEFVGELRRLQPDVLVVVAFGRILPPAVLAAARLGGVNVHASLLPKYRGASPIAWAIASGETATGVTTMKMVERLDAGDILLQRSTPIQPAETAGELGVRLAEIGGALLVETLDALAAGTLALLPQNEALATFAPVLARADARVDWTQPAPVVERRVRAFNPWPVAFTRAREKEMRILRARAVSGDAGDPAVPPRGGVVPGSVIHAGADGVRVACGGGSALDLVEVQPEGRKRITAAMAAAGRYFTSGDRLV
- a CDS encoding cyclic nucleotide-binding domain-containing protein is translated as MAFWSKDKGEKEAPLDPSAYVARKEYPKAIAAYRAQISAQPKNYVLRHKVADVLCLAGREKDSLADYSAAADGYQEEGFLIKAIAILKKMQKLDPGNASVEARLTKLSVLGSSASAAVASPLLDLSSRAGEDDGRDELSLDMEAIDDQPSIPVAPMDEGPSPPGPANLLATPLFSDLTPDEMKGMIGRLRHRDFAAGTVLVTEGEPGDSLFVLSQGRVRVTTRGPKGKAVDLAELKEGDFFGEVSLLTGRPRTATITSLEDTEVLELNREDLVELERTHPRVTAVIREFYEKRVASTVEAMIQAARPPKPTSRG
- the def gene encoding peptide deformylase → MPVRRIVKFGDPVLQAPTARVAHITDEIRDLVRDMFETMYAAPGVGLAANQVGVGLRIAVIDTSVGEDPDARIVMINPEVISSSGTQVDEEGCLSIPGFTEFVQRPMKAAFRALDLEGREFTMEGEGFLARAICHETDHLDGRLYIHRLGGIKRSLITKRIRKSVDAGDWEEVYP
- a CDS encoding FecR domain-containing protein, encoding MRTQRAVLAGTAVLPLFFLAALPAHAQQHDDVGATAAATVDASSTAPGDDQPAVAPARGATYARLREFEGGISLKREDENASQDVHLEVNSPLMPGDQVWTGEDGRLEIQLADGSLLRLDRNSRLSLLNLADREASFDDTTLIRLMNGSLYVRADNFDAHSRRFQIDTPAGSVFLLSGGSFRLDVGVDGVSTVASYRGVAEILADDVSVMAHSGERATAEPGRRPSDARAFNTLHRDPFDEWVESRDDSYASADSRRGPRPEVPDQVAPYAGELNRYGTWRDDSNYGWVWQPAGVAPDWRPYYYGSWYNAPIGATWVSSEPWGWAPYHYGRWQWALGLGWFWAPGIVYSGAYVSWSVGPSYYGWCPLGYYNSPVVIAGGGFGFVYVPHTYLYSNGVHHHTYGYSDVARYRLEQNAVPMRGNPSWRAGARPELTGATSYRRAVVDARLGPARQPLGAGSSTAAPFSVREKETYRRATLEHQASMRRSSDSTPRAAGPRGLDSRPVDFKWRSARYSQSPGVARQMRPSAVAPDEPASPATGRPMHPPLRMLPESGRRSTAINPWTPGEKQINDSTADNPNAARQDGNRGQSSIARPPQADPRATSRPTDSGPAPHPRADVGRYASGGQFVMPDRPAQPGSQRREFAQRPNHPTTGGAPGGGYSPRPSRPTGAGSPGVRSSQTPSHPTPRPQAAERGKGGGHRK